One genomic region from Cellulomonas hominis encodes:
- a CDS encoding MFS transporter, protein MSSPTAALAAPPGRRRWLVLATVALAQLMVVLDATIVNIAMPSAQAELGFSDNDRQWIVTAYALAFGSLLLLGGRLSDMFGRRRMFLLGLVGFAVASALGGAAGTFELLVAARALQGVFGAVLAPAALSVLTTTFTDPKERGRAFGIFGAIAGMGGAIGLLLGGYLTENFDWRWNLYVNVVIAAVALVAGIVLLPRGGGAAGHRLDVPGVVLGSGGLFALVLGFSQAEPQGWDSPLTWVPLAASVVLLVGFVIRQRTAANAVLPLEVVLDRDRGASFLSILVAGSGMFGVFLFLTYYLQSTLGFTPMQTGVGFLPMVVSIIITAQIQSNLLIPRFGPKLLVPIGMLLAASGMLTFTTLEVDSPYTRVLPGLILMGIGMASIMPASFQLATLGVPPRLAGAASALVSTSQQVGGAIGTALLNTLAATAATAYVTAHAPATPEVLAEAALHSFDTAYAWSAGIFAGGAVLAAVLFRRVADRRTRAATPSATPAGTTAPAPARVAH, encoded by the coding sequence ATGTCCTCACCCACCGCCGCGCTCGCCGCGCCCCCCGGACGCCGCCGCTGGCTCGTCCTCGCCACGGTCGCCCTCGCGCAGCTGATGGTCGTGCTCGACGCGACCATCGTGAACATCGCCATGCCGTCCGCCCAGGCCGAGCTCGGCTTCAGCGACAACGACCGCCAGTGGATCGTCACCGCGTACGCCCTCGCGTTCGGCAGCCTGCTGCTGCTCGGCGGGCGGCTGTCCGACATGTTCGGCCGGCGGCGCATGTTCCTGCTCGGCCTCGTCGGGTTCGCCGTCGCCTCGGCGCTCGGCGGCGCGGCCGGCACCTTCGAGCTCCTGGTCGCCGCCCGCGCGCTCCAGGGCGTGTTCGGCGCCGTGCTGGCCCCGGCCGCCCTGTCCGTCCTCACGACGACGTTCACCGACCCGAAGGAGCGCGGCCGCGCGTTCGGGATCTTCGGCGCCATCGCCGGCATGGGCGGCGCCATCGGCCTGCTGCTCGGCGGATACCTCACCGAGAACTTCGACTGGCGCTGGAACCTCTACGTCAACGTCGTGATCGCCGCCGTCGCGCTCGTCGCCGGCATCGTGCTGCTGCCCCGCGGCGGCGGCGCGGCCGGGCACCGGCTCGACGTGCCCGGCGTGGTGCTCGGCTCCGGCGGCCTGTTCGCCCTGGTGCTCGGGTTCTCGCAGGCCGAGCCGCAGGGCTGGGACTCCCCGCTCACCTGGGTGCCGCTGGCCGCCAGCGTCGTGCTGCTCGTGGGCTTCGTGATCCGGCAGCGCACCGCCGCGAACGCGGTGCTGCCGCTCGAGGTCGTGCTCGACCGGGACCGCGGCGCGTCGTTCCTGTCGATCCTGGTCGCCGGGTCCGGCATGTTCGGCGTGTTCCTGTTCCTCACGTACTACCTGCAGTCCACGCTCGGGTTCACGCCCATGCAGACGGGCGTCGGGTTCCTGCCGATGGTGGTGTCGATCATCATCACGGCGCAGATCCAGTCGAACCTGCTCATCCCCCGGTTCGGGCCGAAGCTGCTCGTGCCGATCGGGATGCTGCTCGCGGCGTCCGGGATGCTCACGTTCACCACGCTCGAGGTCGACAGCCCGTACACCCGCGTCCTGCCGGGGCTGATCCTCATGGGCATCGGGATGGCGTCGATCATGCCCGCCTCGTTCCAGCTCGCGACCCTCGGCGTCCCGCCGCGGCTGGCCGGTGCGGCGTCCGCGCTGGTGTCCACCAGCCAGCAGGTCGGCGGCGCCATCGGCACGGCGCTGCTGAACACGCTGGCGGCCACGGCGGCGACCGCCTACGTGACGGCCCACGCCCCCGCGACGCCGGAGGTGCTGGCCGAGGCCGCGCTGCACAGCTTCGACACCGCGTACGCGTGGTCGGCGGGCATCTTCGCGGGCGGCGCGGTCCTGGCGGCTGTCCTGTTCCGCCGCGTGGCGGACCGCCGCACCCGCGCGGCCACGCCCTCCGCCACGCCCGCGGGCACGACCGCCCCGGCCCCCGCGCGCGTAGCGCACTGA
- a CDS encoding MGMT family protein, which produces MDEAYLEAVLDVVDTIPPGRAMTYGTIAEVVADRLVAEGLPARGGPRQVGQVMSRGGSGVPWWRVVNAAGSPPAHHARAALEHLRAEGTPLSADGTRVALRRAIWFPDD; this is translated from the coding sequence GTGGACGAGGCGTACCTCGAAGCCGTGCTCGACGTGGTCGACACCATCCCGCCGGGCCGGGCGATGACCTACGGCACGATCGCCGAGGTCGTCGCCGACCGCCTGGTCGCCGAGGGGCTGCCGGCTCGCGGGGGACCGCGCCAGGTCGGCCAGGTCATGTCCCGCGGCGGGTCCGGGGTGCCGTGGTGGCGGGTGGTGAACGCCGCCGGCTCGCCGCCCGCGCACCACGCCCGGGCCGCCCTGGAGCACCTGCGCGCGGAGGGCACCCCGCTGTCGGCGGACGGCACCCGCGTGGCCCTGCGCCGCGCGATCTGGTTCCCGGACGACTGA
- a CDS encoding PP2C family protein-serine/threonine phosphatase — translation MSLPDGPAAVPRRRRATSVLERLRGLLHRSGLGSQQALTALLVGLTLVASAGIVLTRPWVPPSTFILIELLGAFLLRMRGMVVLCAAIAVQVVVIPLAGLGEFTPGTFVLQGIAIAALLTFAAHRERLGLQGAPGDLMIVDLRDRLAAHGVVPPLPDGWRVQTALRSAHREAFSGDFVVTATRAQGRVLEIALVDVSGKGQDAGVRSLQLSGALAGLIGQLPSEEFLPAANAYLLGQDWEEGFATAVHLTVHLATGEYTVASAGHLPPVHLHAGSGVVELLSTVGSPALGIVAGAAYGQVHGRIEPGDALLLYTDGLVETPGGDLDLGIDRLRGAAEDVLATRRGGADDVITRIGASEGDDRALVLVRKD, via the coding sequence ATGAGCCTCCCGGACGGACCCGCCGCGGTCCCGCGGCGCCGCCGGGCGACGAGCGTCCTCGAGCGGCTCCGGGGGCTGCTGCACCGGTCCGGGCTCGGTTCGCAGCAGGCGCTCACCGCGCTGCTCGTGGGCCTGACGCTGGTGGCGTCCGCGGGCATCGTGCTGACCCGGCCGTGGGTGCCGCCGTCCACGTTCATCCTCATCGAGCTGCTCGGCGCGTTCCTGCTGCGCATGCGCGGCATGGTGGTGCTGTGCGCCGCGATCGCCGTGCAGGTCGTCGTGATCCCGCTGGCCGGGCTGGGCGAATTCACCCCGGGGACGTTCGTGCTGCAGGGCATCGCCATCGCGGCCCTGCTGACCTTCGCCGCGCACCGGGAGCGCCTCGGCCTGCAGGGTGCGCCGGGGGACCTCATGATCGTCGACCTGCGCGACCGGCTCGCCGCGCACGGGGTCGTGCCGCCGCTGCCGGACGGCTGGCGGGTGCAGACGGCGCTCCGGTCCGCGCACCGGGAGGCGTTCTCCGGCGACTTCGTCGTCACGGCGACCCGGGCCCAGGGACGGGTGCTGGAGATCGCGCTGGTCGACGTGTCCGGCAAGGGCCAGGACGCCGGCGTGCGGTCGCTCCAGCTCTCCGGGGCGCTCGCCGGGCTGATCGGTCAGCTGCCGAGCGAGGAGTTCCTGCCGGCGGCCAACGCGTACCTGCTCGGGCAGGACTGGGAGGAGGGGTTCGCCACGGCGGTGCACCTCACCGTCCACCTGGCGACCGGCGAGTACACCGTGGCGTCGGCCGGCCACCTGCCGCCGGTGCACCTGCACGCCGGGTCCGGGGTGGTCGAGCTGCTGTCGACCGTGGGCAGCCCGGCCCTCGGGATCGTGGCGGGCGCCGCGTACGGGCAGGTCCACGGGCGGATCGAGCCCGGCGACGCGCTGCTCCTCTACACCGACGGGCTGGTCGAGACCCCCGGCGGCGACCTCGACCTCGGCATCGACCGGCTGCGGGGCGCCGCCGAGGACGTGCTGGCCACCCGCCGCGGCGGCGCCGACGACGTCATCACCCGGATCGGCGCGAGCGAGGGGGACGACCGCGCGCTCGTCCTCGTCCGGAAGGACTGA
- a CDS encoding GNAT family N-acetyltransferase: MSPAPAGYRLTEITPDRVEEYRGVDAMAFAEPAPDPATEAAVPFAVPVERAVAIEADGGELVAVHGSYAFALPVPGDAAVPCAGLTWVGVRPDHRRRGLLSTMIRAHLDRSIARGEIVSALFAAEPGIYGRFGYGSASDDLKLTLPRGAALREVPGSADLTVRFASLDPARHESLVEQVYAAAAHGRPGWIRRGSDALRRVAVADPPAWRRGGEPARLVTVHDAAGEPRAFAIVRRTQKWEDGGPGYTVAVRFSAAVDAAAAHRLWSFLVDLDLTASVTTGMLAVDDPLLALLVDTRRPVPKVTDNLWVRLLDVPAALAARRYAAPVDVTLGVRDALLPANAGTWRLVTGEAGPDGTYPARVERADGAPDLELDVRELGAAYLGGRSLAALAAVGQVTAARPDVLHRAATAFGWPVAPVCPWVF; this comes from the coding sequence ATGAGCCCCGCACCCGCCGGCTACCGGCTGACCGAGATCACCCCGGACCGCGTCGAGGAGTACCGCGGCGTCGACGCGATGGCGTTCGCCGAGCCCGCGCCGGACCCCGCCACCGAGGCCGCCGTGCCGTTCGCCGTGCCGGTCGAGCGCGCCGTCGCGATCGAGGCCGACGGCGGCGAGCTCGTCGCGGTGCACGGCTCGTACGCGTTCGCGCTGCCGGTCCCCGGCGACGCCGCCGTGCCGTGCGCGGGGCTGACCTGGGTGGGCGTCCGCCCCGACCACCGACGCCGCGGGCTGCTGTCCACGATGATCCGGGCCCACCTGGACCGCTCGATCGCCCGCGGCGAGATCGTGTCCGCGTTGTTCGCCGCGGAGCCCGGCATCTACGGCCGGTTCGGGTACGGCTCGGCGTCGGACGACCTCAAGCTCACGCTGCCCCGCGGCGCCGCCCTCCGCGAGGTGCCGGGTTCGGCCGACCTCACCGTCCGCTTCGCCTCGCTCGACCCCGCCCGGCACGAGAGCCTCGTCGAGCAGGTGTACGCGGCGGCGGCCCACGGCCGGCCCGGCTGGATCCGCCGCGGGTCCGACGCGCTGCGCCGGGTCGCGGTCGCCGATCCGCCCGCGTGGCGGCGCGGCGGCGAACCCGCGCGCCTCGTGACCGTGCACGACGCCGCCGGGGAGCCGCGCGCGTTCGCGATCGTGCGGCGCACGCAGAAGTGGGAGGACGGCGGCCCCGGGTACACCGTGGCGGTCCGGTTCTCGGCCGCCGTGGACGCCGCCGCCGCGCACCGGCTCTGGTCGTTCCTGGTGGACCTCGACCTCACGGCGTCCGTCACGACCGGGATGCTGGCGGTGGACGACCCCCTGCTGGCGCTGCTGGTGGACACCCGCCGCCCGGTGCCGAAGGTGACCGACAACCTGTGGGTGCGGCTGCTCGACGTGCCGGCCGCCCTGGCCGCGCGCCGGTACGCCGCCCCCGTCGACGTGACGCTCGGCGTCCGGGACGCGCTGCTGCCGGCGAACGCGGGCACCTGGCGGCTGGTGACCGGCGAGGCGGGCCCGGACGGCACGTACCCGGCCCGCGTCGAGCGCGCCGACGGCGCCCCTGACCTCGAGCTGGACGTGCGCGAGCTCGGCGCCGCCTATCTGGGCGGGCGCAGCCTCGCGGCCCTCGCGGCGGTCGGCCAGGTCACGGCCGCGCGGCCGGACGTGCTGCACCGCGCGGCGACGGCGTTCGGCTGGCCCGTCGCGCCGGTGTGCCCCTGGGTCTTCTGA
- a CDS encoding ribose-5-phosphate isomerase yields the protein MRIHVAADHAGYELKVALVEHLRAASHDVIDHGAAEYDPQDDYPAVCFAAGEAVVADPGSLGVVIGGSGNGEQIAANKVTGVRAALAWNSATATLARQHNDANVVAIGARQHSVDEAIELVDAFVAEPFSQDPRHQRRIDQLAAYEASRS from the coding sequence ATGCGTATCCATGTCGCCGCCGACCACGCCGGCTACGAGCTCAAGGTCGCGCTCGTCGAGCACCTGCGCGCCGCCTCGCACGACGTCATCGACCACGGTGCCGCCGAGTACGACCCCCAGGACGACTACCCCGCGGTGTGCTTCGCCGCGGGCGAGGCCGTCGTCGCCGACCCGGGCAGCCTCGGCGTCGTCATCGGCGGCTCCGGGAACGGCGAGCAGATCGCCGCGAACAAGGTCACCGGGGTGCGGGCCGCCCTCGCCTGGAACTCCGCCACGGCCACCCTCGCCCGGCAGCACAACGACGCGAACGTCGTCGCCATCGGCGCCCGGCAGCACTCGGTGGACGAGGCGATCGAGCTCGTCGACGCGTTCGTCGCGGAGCCGTTCAGCCAGGACCCCCGCCACCAGCGCCGCATCGACCAGCTCGCGGCGTACGAGGCCTCGCGCTCCTGA
- a CDS encoding YhgE/Pip domain-containing protein, with the protein MSAHARRGRGRITLAVVLLLPLAVGLALLGSLDGRLDRVDEVPAAVVNADQIVTTGEGADAQTVAAGRLLAANLTNPPAGTDVGSAWELTDADDAATGLASGGYAAVVTIPEDFSAAVSSASTDDPVAATVQVQGDDARSAVAALLAEQVATAAAGAMGQQITSTYLDDVYLGFNQIADQMDQAADGAQQAASGATSLADGTGQLAGGAGALASGTAEVARGADSLAGGAGALSGGAARVASGATALAGATNQVASGAGEVNAGAADLAAALDAIDQRVHDLPPAAAALGADAAALDALAGTLATLAADCAAGTAGACTALQAAAAPDGALRSLASGIGSRADGLAAAGGGVVAGLDQLTAAADAVAGGSGQVAVGAGQVAAGAATLASGASGVADGAAELSTGASGLAQGAGETSAGAAEVAGGARSAADGAASLAGGVGELAGGLTSGAGQVPTYDDDQRDTLASVVSAPVVAEDTTVPLADQDAIAGPLVVPAAIWLGALAAFLVLPAVPRRAAYEPAGVLRVAVRAWLPAVAVAAVQALVLVLAVPLLGVGARNPVGAALFALAAAAVFAAVNQGLVALWGRAGLVVSLAFLALQVACVGVLIPLQTAPPVFRELSGLLPLPQAAEALGVLVLGLEGSWIQPLVGLLLWGVAGLAAAALVVRRARARVPRRDLAAARLVDGTRHDVARAA; encoded by the coding sequence ATGAGCGCGCACGCCCGCCGCGGCCGCGGCCGGATCACCCTGGCCGTGGTGCTGCTGCTCCCGCTGGCGGTCGGCCTGGCGCTGCTCGGCTCGCTCGACGGCCGCCTCGACCGGGTCGACGAGGTCCCCGCGGCGGTGGTGAACGCCGACCAGATCGTCACGACCGGCGAGGGCGCCGACGCGCAGACGGTCGCCGCCGGCCGGCTGCTCGCCGCGAACCTCACCAACCCGCCGGCGGGGACCGACGTGGGGTCCGCCTGGGAGCTCACCGACGCCGACGACGCCGCGACCGGGCTGGCGAGCGGCGGGTACGCCGCGGTCGTCACGATCCCCGAGGACTTCTCCGCGGCCGTGTCGTCCGCCTCGACCGACGACCCCGTGGCCGCGACCGTCCAGGTGCAGGGCGACGACGCCCGGTCCGCCGTGGCCGCGCTGCTCGCGGAGCAGGTCGCGACCGCCGCCGCGGGCGCCATGGGGCAGCAGATCACCAGCACCTACCTCGACGACGTCTACCTCGGCTTCAACCAGATCGCCGACCAGATGGACCAGGCCGCCGACGGGGCGCAGCAGGCAGCGTCCGGCGCGACCTCGCTGGCCGACGGCACCGGGCAGCTCGCGGGCGGCGCCGGCGCGCTGGCCTCCGGGACCGCCGAGGTGGCGCGCGGTGCGGACAGCCTCGCCGGCGGGGCGGGCGCGCTGTCCGGCGGCGCGGCGCGGGTGGCGTCCGGGGCGACGGCGCTCGCGGGGGCCACGAACCAGGTCGCGTCCGGTGCGGGGGAGGTGAACGCGGGCGCCGCGGACCTCGCCGCCGCCCTCGACGCGATCGACCAGCGGGTGCACGACCTGCCGCCCGCTGCGGCCGCCCTCGGCGCGGACGCCGCGGCGCTGGACGCGCTCGCGGGCACGCTCGCGACCCTCGCGGCCGACTGCGCCGCGGGGACGGCCGGCGCGTGCACGGCGCTGCAGGCCGCGGCGGCGCCCGACGGGGCGCTGCGGTCCCTGGCGTCCGGGATCGGCTCCCGGGCGGACGGCCTCGCCGCCGCGGGCGGGGGCGTCGTGGCGGGCCTCGACCAGCTCACCGCGGCGGCCGACGCCGTCGCCGGGGGCAGCGGGCAGGTCGCCGTCGGTGCCGGGCAGGTCGCGGCCGGCGCGGCGACGCTCGCCTCCGGGGCGTCCGGGGTCGCCGACGGGGCGGCGGAGCTGTCCACCGGCGCGAGCGGGCTCGCGCAGGGGGCGGGGGAGACCTCGGCCGGTGCCGCCGAGGTCGCCGGGGGCGCCCGGTCCGCCGCCGACGGCGCCGCGTCCCTGGCCGGCGGGGTCGGGGAGCTCGCGGGCGGGCTGACCTCCGGCGCGGGGCAGGTGCCGACGTACGACGACGACCAGCGGGACACCCTCGCGTCCGTGGTGTCCGCCCCGGTCGTCGCGGAGGACACCACCGTGCCGCTGGCCGACCAGGACGCGATCGCCGGGCCGCTCGTGGTGCCCGCCGCGATCTGGCTCGGGGCGCTCGCGGCGTTCCTGGTGCTGCCGGCCGTGCCCCGGCGCGCGGCCTACGAGCCCGCCGGGGTGCTGCGCGTCGCAGTGCGCGCGTGGCTGCCCGCGGTGGCGGTCGCGGCGGTGCAGGCGCTGGTGCTGGTCCTGGCGGTGCCGCTGCTCGGCGTCGGCGCCCGCAACCCGGTCGGCGCGGCGCTGTTCGCCCTGGCCGCGGCGGCGGTCTTCGCGGCGGTGAACCAGGGGCTCGTCGCGCTCTGGGGCCGGGCCGGGCTGGTGGTGTCGCTGGCGTTCCTCGCGCTGCAGGTGGCGTGCGTCGGCGTGCTGATCCCGCTGCAGACCGCCCCGCCGGTGTTCCGGGAGCTCAGCGGGTTGCTGCCGCTGCCGCAGGCCGCCGAGGCGCTGGGGGTGCTGGTGCTGGGGCTCGAGGGGTCGTGGATCCAGCCGCTCGTCGGGCTGCTGCTGTGGGGGGTGGCCGGGTTGGCGGCCGCCGCGCTGGTGGTGCGGCGGGCGCGGGCGCGGGTGCCGCGGCGGGACCTGGCCGCGGCCCGTCTGGTGGACGGCACCCGGCACGACGTCGCGCGCGCCGCGTGA
- a CDS encoding MMPL family transporter, whose product MSSLLYRIGRAAYQRRATTLAAWLLLLVLVGGAAVLGGGTLQNSFAIPGTESQEGLDALDQRFPQAAGATAQIVFVADDGATLDDPDARAAVEQVVAAVGQVEHVLQVSDPFADGAPPSAVSDDRRYAQSNVQLDEVLTDLPDGLGDELEAAAVVDPSAPLTVDLGGQVYTVTGVEIGVTELLGVGVAVLVLAVTFGSLLAAGMPLLTALLGVAVALAGILAVSAAATISSTTPTLALMIGLAVGIDYALFILTRHRHQLAHGMAVEESAARAVATAGTAVVFAGTTVIIALIGLSVVGIPFLSVMGIAAACAVAIAVLVAVTVLPALMGLAGERLRPRPTSRAARRELADPASGGTMGSRWVHVVTRVPLLTVVLVVLGVGVLAIPASDLRLTLPDNGSAPDGSPQRTTYDLVAEGFGPGYNAPLLVTADIIASTDPKGAVEGLAGDLAALDGVVAVPVATPNPSADTALFQVIPEGGQADPSTQALVKEIRADADDLVAPYPGVRDLLVTGQTAVSVDVSQRLGAALVPFGVVVVGLSLVLLLIVFRSVAVPVKATLGYLLSVAAAFGATAAVFEWGWGADLIGVALVGPVISFMPIIVMGVLFGLAMDYEVFLVSRMHEEYAAHREPRRAVVTGFTASARVVSAAAIIMISVFAAFVPSGSDIVQPIAFGLAVGVAVDAFAVRMTLVPAVLTLLGHRAWSMPRWLDRHLPSLDVEGAALAEQLAHEAWVAEHGPAPVRADGAVLATPDAPREPASRPVDLVLRPGEALHVASADPRLVDAFLLAAAGRGGPVAGHLAVLDHPLPAQGAAVAARVALVLPGAGGPGTVGEHVASGEPGRRQDARTRRVLAVAGWLLAGDPGADVGSTAPPFGAGTPLGALTPGERAVLDVARAAAGRPPVLVVAAAPDDGGATGRALALLAARGATVLAAGPVPGARRLLLVPAGAPGARGAHVADGTPVPAAAPAPGPAPPGTDGRVGAAPADDEGIPR is encoded by the coding sequence ATGTCGTCCTTGCTGTACCGGATCGGACGCGCCGCCTACCAGCGGCGTGCCACCACGCTGGCGGCCTGGCTGCTGCTGCTCGTGCTGGTCGGCGGGGCCGCTGTGCTGGGCGGCGGCACGCTGCAGAACTCGTTCGCCATCCCGGGCACGGAGTCCCAGGAGGGGCTGGACGCGCTGGACCAGCGGTTCCCGCAGGCGGCGGGCGCGACCGCGCAGATCGTGTTCGTCGCGGACGACGGCGCGACGCTGGACGACCCCGACGCGCGGGCCGCGGTCGAGCAGGTCGTCGCCGCCGTCGGCCAGGTCGAGCACGTGCTGCAGGTCTCCGACCCGTTCGCCGACGGGGCGCCGCCGAGCGCGGTCTCGGACGACCGGCGCTACGCGCAGTCGAACGTGCAGCTCGACGAGGTGCTGACGGACCTGCCGGACGGCCTGGGCGACGAGCTCGAGGCCGCCGCCGTGGTCGACCCCTCCGCGCCGCTCACCGTCGACCTCGGCGGGCAGGTCTACACCGTCACCGGCGTGGAGATCGGCGTGACCGAGCTGCTGGGCGTCGGGGTCGCGGTGCTCGTGCTGGCGGTCACGTTCGGGTCGCTGCTCGCCGCCGGGATGCCGCTGCTCACCGCGCTGCTCGGGGTCGCGGTGGCGCTCGCGGGCATCCTCGCGGTCTCCGCGGCGGCGACGATCAGCAGCACGACGCCGACGCTGGCGCTGATGATCGGGCTGGCGGTCGGCATCGACTACGCGCTGTTCATCCTCACCCGGCACCGGCACCAGCTCGCGCACGGCATGGCGGTCGAGGAGTCGGCCGCCCGCGCAGTCGCGACGGCCGGGACGGCGGTGGTGTTCGCCGGGACGACGGTCATCATCGCGCTGATCGGGCTGTCCGTCGTGGGGATCCCGTTCCTGTCGGTGATGGGGATCGCGGCGGCGTGCGCGGTGGCGATCGCGGTGCTGGTCGCGGTCACGGTGCTGCCCGCGCTCATGGGGCTCGCGGGCGAGCGCCTGCGCCCGCGGCCGACGTCCCGGGCGGCGCGGAGAGAGCTGGCCGACCCCGCGAGCGGCGGCACCATGGGCTCGCGGTGGGTGCACGTGGTGACCCGGGTGCCGCTGCTGACGGTCGTGCTCGTGGTGCTCGGCGTCGGGGTGCTCGCGATCCCCGCGTCCGACCTGCGCCTCACGCTGCCGGACAACGGGAGCGCCCCCGACGGCTCGCCGCAGCGCACGACGTACGACCTCGTCGCCGAGGGGTTCGGGCCCGGCTACAACGCGCCGCTGCTGGTGACGGCCGACATCATCGCGAGCACCGACCCGAAGGGCGCCGTCGAGGGCCTGGCCGGCGACCTCGCGGCGCTGGACGGCGTGGTGGCCGTGCCGGTCGCGACGCCGAACCCGTCCGCCGACACCGCGCTGTTCCAGGTGATCCCGGAGGGCGGCCAGGCCGACCCCAGCACGCAGGCCCTGGTCAAGGAGATCCGCGCCGACGCGGACGACCTGGTCGCCCCGTACCCGGGCGTGCGCGACCTCCTGGTCACCGGGCAGACCGCCGTCAGCGTGGACGTGTCGCAGCGGCTGGGCGCGGCGCTGGTGCCGTTCGGGGTGGTCGTCGTCGGGCTGTCGCTCGTGCTGCTGCTGATCGTGTTCCGGTCCGTGGCGGTCCCGGTCAAGGCGACGCTCGGCTACCTGCTGTCGGTCGCGGCGGCGTTCGGCGCGACGGCCGCGGTGTTCGAGTGGGGCTGGGGCGCGGACCTCATCGGCGTGGCGCTGGTCGGGCCGGTCATCTCGTTCATGCCGATCATCGTCATGGGCGTGCTGTTCGGGCTGGCGATGGACTACGAGGTGTTCCTCGTGTCCCGGATGCACGAGGAGTACGCCGCGCACCGCGAGCCGCGCCGGGCCGTCGTCACGGGGTTCACGGCCAGCGCCCGCGTGGTGTCGGCCGCCGCGATCATCATGATCAGCGTCTTCGCGGCGTTCGTGCCGAGCGGCAGCGACATCGTGCAGCCGATCGCGTTCGGGCTCGCGGTGGGCGTGGCGGTGGACGCGTTCGCCGTGCGGATGACGCTGGTGCCGGCCGTGCTGACCCTCCTCGGCCACCGCGCCTGGTCGATGCCGCGCTGGCTGGACCGGCACCTGCCGTCGCTCGACGTCGAGGGTGCCGCGCTCGCGGAGCAGCTCGCGCACGAGGCGTGGGTCGCCGAGCACGGCCCGGCCCCGGTGCGCGCGGACGGCGCGGTGCTCGCGACGCCCGACGCGCCGCGCGAGCCGGCGTCCCGGCCGGTCGACCTCGTGCTCCGGCCGGGGGAGGCGCTGCACGTGGCGTCGGCGGACCCACGCCTCGTGGACGCGTTCCTGCTCGCGGCGGCCGGGCGCGGCGGGCCCGTCGCCGGGCACCTCGCGGTGCTGGACCACCCGCTGCCGGCGCAGGGCGCGGCGGTGGCCGCGCGGGTGGCGCTGGTGCTGCCGGGCGCCGGCGGCCCGGGGACGGTGGGGGAGCACGTGGCGTCCGGGGAGCCCGGACGGCGGCAGGACGCCCGGACGCGCCGGGTGCTGGCCGTGGCCGGGTGGCTGCTGGCCGGGGACCCGGGGGCCGACGTCGGGTCGACCGCACCGCCGTTCGGGGCCGGGACGCCGCTCGGGGCGCTGACCCCCGGGGAACGGGCCGTGCTGGACGTCGCGCGGGCCGCCGCGGGCCGTCCCCCCGTGCTGGTCGTGGCCGCCGCGCCCGACGACGGCGGCGCGACCGGGCGGGCGCTGGCGCTGCTCGCCGCGCGCGGGGCGACCGTGCTCGCCGCCGGGCCGGTGCCCGGGGCGCGGCGGCTGCTCCTGGTGCCCGCGGGGGCTCCGGGAGCGCGGGGGGCGCACGTCGCGGACGGGACGCCGGTGCCGGCCGCCGCCCCCGCCCCGGGCCCCGCCCCGCCCGGCACCGACGGCCGCGTCGGCGCCGCGCCGGCCGATGACGAGGGGATCCCCCGATGA